The sequence GTCAAAATTTCAAGCATCATTCGTTCGCCATCGCGACCACTCGCAAGCCAACTAGTAACACCATACCCTAAATCGCGAATTTGGTTTGGTAAGTCTAGATTATATTCTTTTGTAATAACATTCACTGTAATATACCCTAAAGCAATGCGTTCTTCAATTTTCATACCAACAATAATTCCCACACCAAATCCAATAGCATACGCTAAAACATTGGCAATGTTATTTAAGTTATCTAAAACTAAACTAAGAGCAACGACATAAATAATCATTTCAAACACACTCGAAAGCGCAGCTAAATAACGATATCCTTTCATTGTCAAAAGTAACCTCACCGTATAAATCGTTACATACAAAATATTTACAACAAAAATAGTTGCTACTATAAATACGCCATTATCCACTAAAATAACCCCTCCACCTAAAAACTACTTTCCAATGAGTCTTTTACTAATATAACATCCAATAAGATAGCTGACAAAAGAAACACTTCAACAAAAAAAGCCCTAAATAATTAGGACTTTTTCAAATTGCCCGGCAGCGACCTACTCTCGCAGGGGGAAGCCCCCAACTACCATTGGCGCAGAGAAGCTTAACTACCGTGTTCGGGATGGGAACGGGTGTGACCTTCTCGCCATAACTACCAGACAATATTGAGTTGTTGAAAGATTGCTCTCTCAAAACTAGAGAAGAAAGTGTTCAGTTAGGTAACTTCGTTTCATTTTTTGGTTAAGTCCTCGATCGATTAGTATTTGTCCGCTCCATGTATCGCTACACTTCCACTCCAAACCTATCTACCTGATCATCTTTCAGGGATCTTACTTTCCGAAGAAATG comes from Listeria monocytogenes and encodes:
- a CDS encoding DUF2179 domain-containing protein, which produces MDNGVFIVATIFVVNILYVTIYTVRLLLTMKGYRYLAALSSVFEMIIYVVALSLVLDNLNNIANVLAYAIGFGVGIIVGMKIEERIALGYITVNVITKEYNLDLPNQIRDLGYGVTSWLASGRDGERMMLEILTQRKNERKLYKHIIEIDSGAFIVSSEPKQIHGGFWVKQVRK